A single genomic interval of Mycolicibacterium sp. MU0053 harbors:
- the ftsH gene encoding ATP-dependent zinc metalloprotease FtsH, which translates to MKRKNVIRTLTAIGVLLLLVWSFFYFSDDTRGYKPVDTSVAVAQIDAGNVTSAQIDDREQQLRLDLKEGKSETEDSDKIITKFPTGYAVPLFDALQSKDAKINTTVNQGSALGTLLIYMLPLLLLIGLFVMFSRMQSGGRMGFGFGKSKAKQLTKDMPKTTFADVAGVDEAVEELYEIKDFLQNPARYQALGAKIPKGVLLYGPPGTGKTLLARAVAGEAGVPFFTISGSDFVEMFVGVGASRVRDLFEQAKQNNPCIIFVDEIDAVGRQRGAGLGGGHDEREQTLNQLLVEMDGFGERQGVILIAATNRPDILDPALLRPGRFDRQIPVSAPDLAGRRAVLAVHSQGKPIAPDADLEGLAKRTVGMSGADLANVINEAALLTARENGTVITAAALEEAVDRVVGGPRRKSRIISEHEKKITAYHEGGHALAGWAMPDIEPIYKVTILARGRTGGHAMSVPEDDKGLMTRSEMIARLVFAMGGRAAEELVFREPTTGASSDIDQATKIARAMVTEYGMSAKLGAVRYGTEHGDPFLGRTMGTQADYSHEVAREIDEEVRKLIEVAHTEAWEILTENRDALDRLAGELLEKETLHKAQLAEVLADVRKRPRITAFNDFGGRIPSDIPPIKTPGELAIERGEEWPKPEPEPAFKSAIRNANGANASNGVNGAPPENAGATQPDYGAPAGWHAPGWPPGGPGQAQPGWYPPPPHQQQPPPPPQQQGGWPPPQHYPGQHHPYQPYPPQPHQQPEGEPRGDDANRSIPPGNG; encoded by the coding sequence ATGAAGCGAAAAAACGTAATCCGCACGCTGACGGCGATCGGTGTCCTGCTGTTGCTGGTGTGGTCGTTCTTCTACTTCAGCGACGACACCCGGGGCTACAAACCGGTGGACACCTCCGTCGCGGTCGCGCAGATCGACGCCGGCAACGTCACGAGCGCGCAGATCGACGACCGCGAGCAGCAGTTGCGACTGGACCTCAAAGAGGGCAAATCGGAGACCGAGGACTCCGACAAGATCATCACGAAGTTCCCCACCGGCTATGCGGTGCCGCTGTTCGACGCGTTGCAGAGCAAGGACGCGAAGATCAACACCACGGTGAACCAGGGCAGCGCGCTGGGAACACTGCTCATTTACATGCTGCCGCTGCTGTTGCTCATCGGCCTGTTCGTGATGTTCTCCCGGATGCAGTCCGGCGGCCGGATGGGATTCGGCTTCGGCAAGTCGAAGGCCAAGCAGCTCACCAAGGACATGCCCAAGACCACCTTCGCCGACGTCGCCGGCGTCGACGAGGCGGTCGAGGAACTCTACGAGATCAAGGACTTCCTGCAGAATCCCGCGCGGTATCAGGCGTTGGGCGCCAAGATCCCCAAGGGCGTGCTGCTCTACGGCCCACCGGGAACCGGTAAGACGCTGCTCGCGCGAGCCGTCGCGGGGGAGGCCGGCGTGCCGTTCTTCACCATCTCCGGTTCGGACTTCGTCGAGATGTTCGTCGGTGTCGGCGCCTCCCGCGTCCGTGACCTGTTCGAACAGGCCAAGCAGAACAATCCGTGCATCATCTTCGTCGACGAGATCGACGCCGTCGGTCGCCAGCGCGGCGCCGGTCTGGGCGGCGGCCACGACGAGCGCGAGCAGACCCTGAACCAGCTGCTGGTCGAGATGGACGGCTTCGGTGAGCGCCAGGGCGTGATCCTGATCGCCGCCACCAACCGGCCGGACATCCTGGACCCGGCGTTGCTGCGGCCGGGCCGCTTCGATCGTCAGATCCCGGTGTCGGCCCCCGATCTCGCGGGCCGGCGGGCGGTCCTGGCGGTGCACTCACAGGGCAAGCCGATTGCGCCCGACGCGGACCTGGAGGGGCTGGCCAAGCGGACGGTCGGCATGTCCGGCGCCGACCTGGCCAACGTGATCAATGAGGCTGCCCTGCTGACCGCGCGCGAGAACGGCACGGTCATCACGGCCGCGGCGCTGGAAGAGGCCGTCGACCGGGTGGTCGGCGGGCCGCGCCGCAAGAGCCGGATCATCAGCGAGCACGAGAAGAAGATCACCGCCTACCACGAGGGTGGCCACGCGTTGGCGGGCTGGGCGATGCCCGACATCGAACCCATCTACAAGGTCACCATCCTGGCCCGCGGCCGCACCGGCGGGCACGCGATGTCGGTGCCCGAGGACGACAAGGGTCTGATGACCCGCTCGGAGATGATCGCGCGCTTGGTGTTTGCGATGGGCGGCCGCGCCGCCGAGGAGTTGGTGTTCCGGGAGCCCACCACGGGGGCGTCCTCGGATATCGACCAGGCCACCAAGATCGCCCGTGCGATGGTCACCGAGTACGGCATGAGCGCCAAGCTCGGCGCGGTGCGGTACGGCACCGAACACGGCGACCCCTTCCTGGGCCGCACCATGGGCACTCAGGCCGACTACAGCCACGAGGTGGCCCGGGAGATCGACGAAGAGGTGCGCAAGCTCATCGAGGTCGCCCACACCGAGGCCTGGGAGATCCTCACAGAGAACCGCGACGCGCTGGACCGTCTCGCCGGGGAGCTGTTGGAGAAAGAGACCCTGCACAAGGCCCAACTGGCCGAGGTGCTCGCCGACGTGCGCAAGCGCCCGCGGATCACCGCGTTCAACGACTTCGGTGGCCGGATCCCGTCGGACATACCTCCCATCAAGACTCCGGGTGAGCTGGCGATCGAGCGTGGCGAGGAATGGCCCAAACCGGAGCCCGAGCCCGCGTTCAAGTCCGCCATCCGAAACGCCAACGGCGCCAACGCTTCCAATGGTGTCAACGGCGCGCCGCCGGAGAACGCCGGCGCCACCCAGCCCGACTACGGAGCCCCGGCCGGCTGGCACGCGCCCGGTTGGCCGCCGGGCGGCCCGGGTCAGGCGCAACCCGGCTGGTACCCGCCGCCGCCGCACCAGCAGCAGCCGCCGCCACCACCCCAGCAGCAGGGGGGATGGCCGCCGCCGCAGCACTATCCGGGTCAGCACCACCCGTATCAGCCGTATCCTCCGCAGCCTCATCAGCAACCTGAAGGTGAGCCCCGCGGCGACGATGCGAACCGGTCCATACCGCCGGGAAACGGTTGA
- a CDS encoding alpha/beta fold hydrolase: MLTSGERFVDLNGVRLRVIDQGDRGGPDQPVVVLAHGFPELAYSWRHQIPALVAAGYRVLTPDQRGYGGSGLPSQRPAAVEAYDIVALTSDLVGLLDDIEVEQAFFVGHDWGAMVVWHTALLHPDRVRAVAGLSVPPIPRARSRPTERWLEKFGPDFYMLRYQQPGVADAELAADVAATMRDMFAEGRTDGLPQWISAEEFDVYVEEFSRTGFTGALNWYRNYDRNWAATAHLTDRRITVPALFVGGTDDPIRGTMRPERAGEVVAGPYREVWVPGAGHWLQQERPAEINQILLDFLTGA, from the coding sequence GTGCTCACATCGGGAGAGCGATTCGTCGACCTCAACGGCGTCCGGCTACGCGTCATCGACCAGGGTGACCGCGGTGGGCCGGACCAACCCGTGGTCGTGCTGGCGCACGGCTTCCCCGAGTTGGCGTACTCCTGGCGCCACCAGATCCCGGCGCTGGTCGCGGCCGGCTACCGGGTGCTGACACCCGATCAGCGCGGCTACGGCGGCTCGGGCCTGCCGTCGCAGCGGCCGGCCGCGGTCGAGGCCTACGACATTGTCGCCCTGACCTCGGACCTTGTCGGGTTGCTCGACGACATCGAGGTCGAGCAGGCGTTCTTCGTCGGCCACGACTGGGGCGCGATGGTGGTGTGGCACACCGCGCTGCTGCATCCGGACCGGGTGCGGGCCGTCGCGGGTCTGAGCGTGCCGCCGATCCCGCGGGCACGTTCGCGCCCCACCGAGCGGTGGCTGGAGAAATTCGGTCCCGACTTCTACATGCTGCGCTACCAGCAGCCCGGCGTCGCGGACGCCGAATTGGCGGCCGACGTGGCCGCCACGATGCGGGACATGTTCGCCGAAGGCCGAACCGACGGGCTGCCGCAGTGGATCTCGGCCGAGGAGTTCGACGTCTACGTCGAGGAATTCAGCCGGACCGGATTCACCGGGGCGCTGAACTGGTATCGCAATTACGACCGCAACTGGGCGGCGACGGCGCATCTGACCGACCGCCGGATCACCGTTCCCGCCCTGTTCGTCGGTGGCACCGATGACCCGATCCGCGGCACCATGCGGCCGGAGCGCGCCGGTGAGGTCGTCGCCGGTCCCTATCGCGAGGTCTGGGTGCCGGGCGCCGGCCACTGGCTCCAACAGGAGCGGCCGGCCGAGATCAACCAGATACTGCTGGATTTCCTGACCGGGGCTTAG
- a CDS encoding SIMPL domain-containing protein, whose amino-acid sequence MPTVGNPKLLRRLSIALIAPLAVVALAACDAAPSVGVGGGDNGRQVTVVGSGQVEGTPDTLTTNVGISFVAADATTALNQTNERQRAVVDALLGAGVDREDIATSQVRLQPRLDPDGSTAAGYEATNTVDVTIRDVSAASRALALITSIGGDATRINSVAFAIDDDSQLVIDARARAFEDARNRAEQYAELSGSQLGDVISISETGQEPTPPSPTPMPRAMASDVPLSPGEQTVSFSVTVVWTLR is encoded by the coding sequence ATGCCCACAGTCGGGAACCCCAAACTTCTGCGCCGCCTGTCCATTGCATTGATCGCGCCCCTGGCGGTCGTCGCACTCGCGGCCTGCGACGCGGCCCCCAGCGTCGGTGTCGGCGGCGGCGACAACGGCCGTCAGGTCACCGTGGTCGGCTCGGGCCAGGTCGAGGGCACCCCCGACACCCTGACGACCAATGTGGGCATCAGCTTCGTCGCGGCCGACGCCACCACGGCGCTGAACCAGACCAACGAGCGGCAGCGGGCGGTCGTCGACGCCCTGCTGGGCGCCGGGGTGGACCGCGAGGACATCGCCACCAGCCAGGTGCGCCTGCAGCCGCGTCTCGATCCCGACGGCAGCACGGCCGCCGGCTACGAGGCCACCAACACCGTCGATGTCACCATTCGCGACGTCAGCGCGGCCTCGCGGGCGCTGGCGCTGATCACCAGCATCGGCGGCGACGCGACCCGCATCAACTCGGTGGCTTTCGCCATCGACGACGATTCCCAGCTGGTGATCGACGCGCGCGCCCGCGCCTTCGAGGACGCTCGCAATCGCGCCGAACAGTATGCGGAGCTGTCCGGGTCGCAACTGGGCGACGTGATCTCGATTTCGGAGACCGGCCAGGAACCCACCCCGCCGTCGCCCACCCCGATGCCGCGCGCGATGGCCTCCGATGTGCCGCTGTCCCCCGGCGAGCAGACCGTCAGCTTCTCGGTGACCGTCGTGTGGACGCTGCGCTGA